The Thamnophis elegans isolate rThaEle1 chromosome Z, rThaEle1.pri, whole genome shotgun sequence genome contains a region encoding:
- the LOC116521849 gene encoding histone H3-like centromeric protein CSE4: MSGRGKGGKGLGKGGAKRHRKVLRDNIQGITKPAIRRLARRGGVKRISGLIYEETRGVLKVFLENVIRDAVTYTEHAKRKTVTAMDVVYALKRQGRTLYGFGDLAWFSNSDQSPTNPEHSNASFPHQPIRGERAGYKRTTATASFHSSFQRAAAAERLEEGMARTKQTARKSTGGKAPRKQLATKAARKSAPATGGVKKPHRYRPGTVALREIRRYQKSTELLIRKLPFQRLVREIAQDFKTDLRFQSSAVMALQEASEAYLVGLFEDTNLCAIHAKRVTIMPKDIQLARRIRGERA, translated from the exons ATGTCTGGTCGTGGAAAAGGAGGCAAAGGCTTGGGGAAAGGAGGCGCTAAGAGGCACCGTAAAGTCCTTCGCGATAACATCCAGGGCATCACCAAGCCAGCCATCCGCCGTCTGGCTCGCCGCGGAGGTGTGAAGCGTATTTCGGGCTTGATCTACGAGGAGACTCGCGGTGTCTTGAAAGTCTTCCTGGAGAACGTGATTCGCGACGCTGTCACCTACACCGAGCACGCCAAGAGGAAGACGGTCACCGCCATGGACGTGGTCTACGCTTTGAAGCGCCAGGGCCGCACCCTCTACGGCTTCGGTG ATCTCGCCTGGTTTTCTAATTCTGACCAATCCCCGACGAATCCCGAACACTCGAACGCGTCTTTTCcccaccagccaatcagaggagaGCGAGCCGGCTATAAAAGAACGACCGCGACAGCTTCCTTTCATTCCAGTTTCCAGCGAGCAGCGGCGGCGGAGCGCTTAGAAGAAGGGATGGCTCGCACCAAGCAAACGGCTCGCAAGTCCACCGGCGGGAAGGCGCCCCGCAAGCAGCTGGCCACCAAGGCGGCGCGGAAGAGCGCGCCGGCCACAGGCGGCGTCAAGAAGCCTCACCGCTACCGCCCGGGCACCGTAGCTCTGCGCGAGATCCGACGCTACCAGAAGTCCACCGAGCTGCTCATCCGCAAGCTGCCCTTCCAGCGCCTGGTGCGCGAGATCGCGCAGGATTTCAAGACCGACCTGCGCTTCCAGAGCTCGGCCGTCATGGCCCTGCAGGAGGCCAGCGAGGCTTATCTCGTCGGCCTCTTCGAGGACACCAACCTCTGCGCCATCCACGCCAAGCGCGTCACCATCATGCCCAAGGACATCCAGCTGGCCCGACGCATCCGCGGGGAGAGGGCATAA
- the LOC116522388 gene encoding histone H2B 1/2/3/4/6-like yields the protein MPEPAKSAPVPKKGSKKAITKTQKKGDKKRKKSRKESYSIYVYKVLKQVHPDTGISSKAMSIMNSFVNDIFERIAAEASRLAHYNKRSTITSREIQTAVRLLLPGELAKHAVSEGTKAVTKYTSSK from the coding sequence ATGCCCGAGCCGGCTAAATCTGCCCCGGTGCCCAAGaagggctccaagaaagccatcacCAAGACGCAGAAGAAAGGGGACAAGAAGCGCAAGAAGAGCCGCAAGGAGAGCTACTCCATCTACGTCTATAAGGTCCTCAAGCAGGTCCACCCCGACACCGGCATCTCCTCCAAGGCCATGAGCATCATGAACTCCTTCGTCAACGACATCTTCGAGCGCATCGCCGCCGAGGCTTCCCGCCTGGCTCATTACAACAAGCGCTCCACCATCACCTCCCGCGAGATCCAGACGGCCGTCCGCCTCCTCCTGCCCGGGGAGCTCGCCAAGCACGCCGTCTCCGAGGGCACCAAGGCCGTCACCAAATACACCAGCTCCAAATAA
- the LOC116520486 gene encoding histone H2A type 2-C-like, whose amino-acid sequence MSGRGKQGGKARAKAKTRSSRAGLQFPVGRVHRLLRKGNYAERVGAGAPVYLAAVLEYLTAEILELAGNAARDNKKTRIIPRHLQLAIRNDEELNKLLGKVTIAQGGVLPNIQAVLLPKKTESHKAKGK is encoded by the coding sequence ATGTCTGGACGCGGCAAGCAAGGCGGCAAAGCCAGGGCTAAGGCCAAGACTCGCTCTTCCCGCGCCGGGCTGCAGTTTCCCGTGGGCCGTGTGCATCGTCTGCTTCGCAAGGGCAACTACGCGGAGAGAGTCGGAGCCGGGGCTCCCGTCTACTTGGCCGCTGTGCTGGAGTACCTGACGGCTGAAATCCTGGAGCTGGCGGGCAACGCGGCTCGAGACAACAAGAAGACGCGTATCATCCCGCGCCACTTGCAGCTGGCCATCCGCAACGACGAGGAGCTCAACAAACTCCTGGGCAAAGTCACCATCGCCCAGGGAGGCGTCTTGCCCAACATCCAGGCCGTCCTGCTGCCCAAGAAGACCGAGAGCCACAAGGCCAAAGGGAAGTAA